One window of Microcoleus vaginatus PCC 9802 genomic DNA carries:
- a CDS encoding glycosyltransferase family 2 protein: protein MFNYQIQTPVAFIIFKRPDTTARVFEAIRQAKPPKLLVIADGPRPDKPGEDQACAAARAIIDQVDWDCEVLKNYADVNLGCRLRVSSGMNWVFDTVEEAIILEDDCLPHPTFFRFAEELLERYRDDQRILSISGQNVQFGRKRTDYSYYFSRYNHCWSWASWRRAWQHYDLDMKLWPEIRDGNFLMDVLGDSHAVKVWTNTFQLCYEKKLQSWAFQWTFASFIQNGMNILANVNLASNIGHGVGGTNTEDVNSPYSNMPVEAITFPMKHPAFAIRDVQADNFTENTLYDYDPKFVKKVQRKIQQFLK from the coding sequence ATGTTCAATTACCAAATCCAAACACCCGTCGCTTTTATCATCTTCAAACGTCCAGATACAACGGCTAGAGTATTTGAGGCAATTCGTCAGGCAAAACCTCCCAAATTGCTAGTAATTGCTGACGGCCCACGTCCAGATAAGCCTGGAGAAGATCAAGCATGTGCTGCCGCAAGAGCTATTATTGACCAAGTAGATTGGGACTGCGAAGTTTTGAAGAATTACGCAGACGTAAATCTCGGTTGTCGCCTGCGGGTTTCTAGCGGTATGAATTGGGTGTTTGATACCGTTGAAGAGGCAATTATTCTTGAGGATGACTGTCTCCCTCATCCTACTTTTTTCCGCTTCGCTGAAGAATTGCTGGAGCGTTACCGAGACGATCAGCGGATTCTATCAATCTCTGGTCAAAATGTTCAGTTTGGGCGAAAAAGAACTGATTATAGTTACTACTTTTCTCGCTATAATCACTGCTGGAGCTGGGCGAGTTGGAGGCGAGCTTGGCAGCATTATGATTTAGATATGAAGTTGTGGCCAGAAATTCGAGATGGTAATTTTTTGATGGATGTACTGGGAGACTCCCATGCTGTAAAAGTTTGGACAAATACTTTTCAGCTTTGTTATGAAAAAAAATTACAGAGTTGGGCTTTTCAGTGGACATTTGCTAGTTTTATTCAAAATGGTATGAATATTCTTGCAAATGTCAATTTAGCTTCTAACATCGGACATGGTGTAGGGGGAACTAATACGGAGGATGTCAACAGTCCTTATAGTAATATGCCTGTAGAAGCTATAACATTTCCGATGAAACACCCAGCCTTTGCCATTCGGGATGTGCAAGCAGATAATTTTACTGAAAACACTTTATATGATTACGATCCGAAATTTGTCAAGAAAGTACAACGAAAAATCCAACAATTTTTGAAATAG